One genomic window of Halococcus salifodinae DSM 8989 includes the following:
- a CDS encoding MgtC/SapB family protein: MTPVAQVAVSLDSPVARIALAGALGLFLGLEREWSDKPAGIRTFSLITLLGAVFTVLDRDGLLAVGGLLVIVQGTVLAVQGLRDEDLGLSLTTSVSMLVAYGVGALTAAGYVIEGVTVAVLSSLLLVLKRELHTFAGGLSREELRSTTEFAILAFVIYPLLPTGDVTIGSGELAVAIEPRVVWLMVVAVAAIGIVNYAIVRTYGGRGIAVTGFFGGLASSTAVVGTMLDSVRQRPNMTSYAVAAVLLADAAMALRNLAIVLAFTLPDVLVGAVVPLAIVVVGSVAIAAITADWDEQVSMDLDSPFSLRNVLAFGAMFAVVVLAGGFAQAQFGEVGFYVTAVLSGLVSSAGATASTVSLYRTGSLGYETAVIAVLLATASSIGVKAALTAAGPSRQFATRVALWSGVLLTGSLGAAVVLTL; the protein is encoded by the coding sequence GTGACCCCCGTCGCTCAAGTGGCCGTCTCGCTCGACAGCCCCGTCGCGAGGATCGCGCTCGCGGGCGCACTCGGGCTGTTCCTCGGACTCGAACGCGAGTGGTCGGACAAGCCCGCGGGGATCCGGACCTTCTCGCTTATCACGCTTCTCGGTGCGGTGTTCACCGTCCTCGATCGCGATGGGTTGCTGGCGGTCGGCGGCCTGCTCGTCATCGTTCAGGGCACGGTGCTCGCGGTTCAGGGCCTCCGGGACGAGGACCTCGGACTCTCGCTCACCACCTCGGTATCGATGCTGGTCGCCTACGGCGTCGGTGCGCTGACCGCCGCCGGCTACGTCATCGAGGGCGTGACCGTCGCCGTCCTGTCCTCGCTCCTCCTCGTGCTGAAGCGCGAACTCCACACGTTCGCGGGCGGGCTCTCGCGCGAAGAACTCCGCTCGACCACCGAGTTCGCCATCCTCGCGTTCGTGATCTACCCGCTCTTGCCGACCGGCGACGTCACGATCGGCTCCGGCGAACTCGCGGTCGCGATCGAACCCCGAGTGGTGTGGCTGATGGTGGTCGCCGTCGCCGCCATCGGGATCGTGAACTACGCCATCGTCAGAACGTACGGCGGGCGGGGGATCGCCGTCACGGGCTTTTTCGGGGGGTTGGCCTCCTCGACCGCCGTGGTCGGGACGATGCTGGATTCGGTTCGGCAGCGTCCGAACATGACCTCCTACGCCGTCGCCGCCGTGTTGCTCGCAGACGCGGCGATGGCGCTCCGGAACCTCGCGATCGTGCTCGCGTTCACCCTCCCAGACGTGCTCGTCGGCGCGGTCGTCCCGCTCGCGATCGTGGTCGTTGGGAGCGTCGCGATCGCGGCCATCACTGCCGACTGGGACGAACAGGTGAGCATGGATCTGGACAGCCCCTTCTCGCTCCGGAACGTGCTCGCGTTCGGCGCGATGTTCGCCGTGGTGGTCCTCGCCGGCGGGTTCGCCCAGGCCCAGTTCGGCGAGGTCGGCTTTTACGTCACTGCCGTCCTCTCGGGGCTGGTCTCGTCGGCCGGCGCGACCGCATCGACCGTCTCACTCTATCGGACAGGGAGTCTCGGCTACGAGACCGCGGTGATCGCCGTGTTGCTCGCCACGGCGTCGAGCATCGGCGTCAAGGCCGCGTTGACCGCCGCCGGCCCGAGTCGCCAGTTCGCCACCCGGGTCGCGCTCTGGAGCGGCGTTCTCCTCACCGGGTCGCTCGGGGCGGCGGTCGTCCTGACGCTGTGA
- the thiC gene encoding phosphomethylpyrimidine synthase ThiC → MARARTQLRSAREGTITPAMERVAERENRDPEFVREQVAAGEAVIPANHAHDSLDPMIIGREFATKVNANIGNSETTSDRTEELRKLHAAVHYGADTVMDLSTGEDLDTIREANVDHSPVPIGTVPIYEAVKRAESPEAITHELLLDVIEKQAEQGVDYMTIHAGVLMEHLPLTDGRVTGIVSRGGSILAQWMEENAMQNPLYTEFEAICEIFAGHDVTFSLGDGLRPGSLADASDEAQFAELDTLGELTRTAWDHGVQVMVEGPGHVPMDEIRANVERQQEVCDGAPFYVLGPLVTDVAPGYDHITSAIGATEAARAGAAMLCYVTPKEHLGLPDAEDVREGLAAYRIAAHAGDVANGLPGARDWDDALSQARYNFDWREQFDLALDPDRARDSHDQTLPGDNYKDARFCSMCGVEFCSMRIDQDARDADGEMDALDAGVDLDASPAAAVNLPPVGTHDTSAVPELPDLGGEVHSDGEPADD, encoded by the coding sequence ATGGCACGAGCCCGAACGCAGCTTCGATCCGCCCGCGAGGGCACGATCACACCGGCGATGGAGCGGGTGGCCGAGCGCGAGAACCGCGACCCCGAGTTCGTCCGCGAGCAGGTGGCCGCGGGCGAGGCGGTGATCCCGGCGAACCACGCCCACGACAGCCTCGATCCGATGATCATCGGGCGCGAGTTCGCCACGAAGGTCAACGCCAACATCGGCAACAGCGAGACCACGAGCGACCGGACCGAGGAGCTCAGAAAACTCCACGCGGCGGTCCACTACGGCGCGGACACGGTGATGGACCTGAGCACCGGTGAGGACCTCGACACGATCCGCGAGGCGAACGTCGATCACTCGCCAGTGCCGATCGGCACGGTGCCGATCTACGAGGCAGTCAAGCGCGCGGAGAGCCCCGAGGCAATCACCCACGAACTCCTGCTCGACGTGATCGAAAAGCAGGCCGAGCAGGGCGTCGATTACATGACGATCCACGCGGGCGTCCTGATGGAGCACCTCCCGCTGACCGACGGCCGAGTGACGGGGATCGTCTCGCGCGGCGGCTCGATTCTCGCCCAGTGGATGGAGGAGAACGCGATGCAGAACCCGCTCTACACCGAGTTCGAGGCGATCTGTGAGATCTTCGCCGGACACGACGTCACGTTCAGCCTCGGCGACGGGCTCCGGCCGGGGAGCCTCGCGGACGCGAGCGACGAGGCCCAGTTCGCCGAGTTGGATACGCTCGGCGAACTCACTCGGACCGCGTGGGACCACGGCGTTCAGGTCATGGTCGAGGGGCCGGGTCACGTCCCGATGGACGAAATACGAGCGAACGTCGAGCGCCAGCAGGAGGTCTGTGACGGCGCGCCGTTCTACGTCCTCGGGCCGCTGGTGACCGACGTCGCGCCGGGCTACGACCACATCACGAGCGCGATCGGCGCGACCGAGGCCGCCCGTGCGGGCGCGGCGATGCTCTGTTACGTCACGCCCAAGGAACACCTCGGGCTGCCCGATGCCGAGGACGTCCGGGAGGGGCTCGCGGCCTACCGGATCGCGGCCCACGCCGGCGACGTGGCGAACGGGCTTCCCGGTGCTCGTGACTGGGACGACGCGCTCTCGCAGGCCCGGTACAACTTCGACTGGCGCGAGCAGTTCGACCTCGCGCTCGATCCCGACCGCGCCCGGGACTCACACGACCAGACGCTGCCGGGTGACAACTACAAGGACGCCCGATTCTGCTCGATGTGTGGCGTCGAGTTCTGCTCGATGCGGATCGATCAGGACGCCCGCGACGCCGACGGCGAGATGGACGCGCTCGATGCGGGCGTGGACCTCGACGCCTCGCCGGCCGCGGCGGTCAACCTCCCACCGGTGGGGACTCACGATACGAGCGCGGTGCCGGAGCTTCCCGATCTCGGTGGAGAGGTCCATAGCGACGGCGAGCCGGCGGACGACTGA
- a CDS encoding cob(I)yrinic acid a,c-diamide adenosyltransferase codes for MTIYTGRGDEGQTDLRTMDRVSKASPRIEAYGTVDEVNATVGRVRPTGYDDVDEQLRAIQNHLHIVQADLANPDPDAEDPQMTDERTERLEEWMDAYDDELDPLQSFILPGGGDAGARLHHARAVCRRAERRAVALASEEEINEAAVVYLNRLSDALFTLARVVNQRDGVAEEAPDY; via the coding sequence ATGACGATCTACACGGGCCGGGGCGACGAGGGCCAGACCGATCTCCGGACGATGGACCGGGTCTCGAAAGCCAGTCCCAGAATCGAGGCGTATGGAACTGTCGACGAGGTGAATGCGACTGTCGGGCGGGTCCGTCCAACGGGCTACGACGACGTCGACGAGCAGCTCCGCGCGATCCAGAACCACCTCCACATCGTCCAGGCCGATCTCGCGAACCCCGATCCGGACGCCGAGGATCCGCAGATGACCGACGAGCGCACGGAGCGCCTGGAGGAGTGGATGGACGCCTACGACGACGAACTCGACCCGCTCCAGTCGTTCATTCTCCCTGGCGGTGGCGACGCGGGCGCGCGCCTCCACCACGCCCGGGCGGTCTGCCGGCGGGCCGAGCGCCGCGCGGTCGCGCTCGCGAGCGAGGAGGAAATCAACGAGGCCGCTGTGGTCTACCTGAACCGCCTCTCGGACGCGCTGTTCACTCTCGCGCGCGTGGTGAACCAGCGCGACGGAGTGGCGGAGGAAGCGCCCGACTACTGA
- the sucD gene encoding succinate--CoA ligase subunit alpha — MSVLVDDDTRVVVQGITGGEGEFHAGQMIEYGTNVVAGAVPGRGGEEVHGVPVYDTVSRAAEAENADASVVLVPPAFAADALFEALDSPVDLVVAITEGIPAQDMARVYKRLGETDTHLIGPNCPGVITPGEAKLGILPGNIFSSGNVGLISRSGTLTYQVVDNLTDRGLGQTTAIGIGGDPIIGTDFVDALSLFEDDPATDAIVMCGEIGGTDEEEAAEYIDANMTTPVAGFIAGRTAPPGKRMGHAGAIVSGSGAGTAESKIEALSEAGVPVGDTPEEVADNVEELL; from the coding sequence ATGAGTGTGCTCGTCGACGACGACACGCGCGTGGTGGTCCAGGGAATTACGGGTGGGGAGGGCGAGTTCCACGCGGGCCAGATGATCGAGTACGGCACGAACGTGGTGGCCGGCGCGGTCCCCGGACGCGGCGGCGAGGAGGTCCACGGCGTGCCGGTGTACGATACGGTGAGTCGGGCCGCAGAGGCCGAGAACGCCGACGCCTCCGTGGTGCTCGTCCCGCCCGCGTTCGCGGCCGACGCCCTCTTCGAGGCGCTCGATTCGCCCGTCGATCTCGTAGTCGCGATCACCGAGGGCATTCCGGCCCAGGACATGGCGCGGGTGTACAAGCGCCTCGGCGAGACCGACACCCACCTCATCGGGCCGAACTGCCCGGGCGTCATCACGCCTGGCGAGGCCAAACTGGGGATTCTGCCCGGCAACATCTTCTCGTCGGGCAACGTCGGCCTGATCTCGCGATCGGGCACGCTGACCTACCAGGTGGTCGACAACCTCACCGACCGCGGGCTGGGCCAGACCACCGCCATCGGCATCGGCGGCGATCCCATCATCGGGACGGACTTCGTGGACGCCCTCTCGCTGTTCGAGGACGATCCCGCGACCGACGCGATCGTGATGTGCGGCGAGATCGGCGGCACCGACGAGGAGGAGGCCGCCGAGTACATCGACGCGAACATGACTACCCCCGTCGCGGGGTTCATCGCAGGGCGGACCGCACCGCCCGGAAAGCGGATGGGCCACGCCGGAGCCATCGTGAGCGGATCGGGGGCCGGCACCGCCGAAAGCAAGATCGAAGCGCTCTCGGAGGCCGGCGTCCCGGTCGGCGACACGCCTGAAGAAGTGGCCGACAACGTCGAAGAGTTGCTGTAG
- the sucC gene encoding ADP-forming succinate--CoA ligase subunit beta: MRLHEYQAKEVFAEAGLPTPDAELAESTDEVLAAADSIGYPVAVKAQVHVGGRGKAGGIEIADSDDEVREAADSILGMDLKGYTVDRVLVEAAVDFVDELYVGVTMDRGEGKPVAMVSSEGGVNIEEVAEENPEAIAREHVDPAFGMHPYQARRAVYDAGVESDVASDVAGVLSTLYDLWADSDAEDTEVNPVMVTSDREVVCADAVMNIDDDALFRHPDLAEMEEAAAEDDLEAKANEYGFDYVRLEGNVGIIGNGAGLVMTTLDLVDYYGGAPANFLDIGGGAKAERVANALDMVFADENVDSVVFNIFGGITRGDEVAQGINDAIAQFDELPKPIVVRLAGTNAEEGMEILNTDALDVEETLEGAVQRAVEHAGGESQ, encoded by the coding sequence ATGCGACTTCACGAGTACCAGGCAAAGGAGGTCTTCGCCGAGGCCGGACTGCCGACCCCGGATGCGGAGTTGGCCGAGAGCACTGACGAGGTGCTCGCGGCGGCCGACTCGATCGGGTATCCCGTCGCGGTGAAGGCCCAGGTCCACGTCGGCGGCCGCGGCAAGGCCGGCGGCATCGAGATCGCCGACAGCGACGACGAGGTCCGCGAGGCCGCCGATTCGATCCTCGGGATGGATCTCAAGGGCTACACCGTCGATCGCGTGCTGGTCGAGGCCGCGGTCGACTTCGTCGACGAGCTCTACGTCGGCGTGACGATGGACCGCGGCGAGGGCAAGCCCGTCGCGATGGTCTCCTCGGAGGGCGGGGTGAACATCGAGGAAGTCGCCGAGGAGAACCCCGAAGCGATCGCGCGCGAACACGTCGATCCCGCGTTCGGAATGCATCCCTACCAGGCCCGGCGTGCGGTCTACGACGCCGGCGTCGAAAGCGATGTCGCGAGCGACGTCGCGGGCGTGCTCTCGACGCTGTACGACCTCTGGGCGGACAGCGACGCGGAGGACACCGAAGTCAACCCCGTGATGGTGACGAGCGACCGCGAGGTCGTCTGTGCGGACGCGGTCATGAACATCGACGACGACGCGCTCTTTCGCCACCCCGATCTCGCGGAGATGGAGGAGGCGGCCGCCGAGGACGATCTCGAAGCGAAGGCCAACGAGTACGGGTTCGACTACGTCCGTTTGGAGGGCAACGTGGGGATCATCGGCAACGGCGCGGGCCTCGTGATGACCACGCTCGACCTCGTGGACTATTATGGTGGAGCGCCCGCGAACTTCCTCGACATCGGCGGCGGCGCGAAGGCCGAGCGCGTGGCGAACGCACTCGACATGGTCTTTGCCGACGAGAACGTCGACAGCGTGGTGTTCAACATCTTCGGCGGGATCACCCGCGGCGACGAGGTCGCCCAGGGGATCAACGACGCGATCGCCCAGTTCGACGAGCTTCCGAAACCGATCGTGGTGCGGCTGGCGGGCACCAACGCGGAGGAAGGCATGGAGATCCTGAACACTGACGCGCTCGACGTGGAGGAGACGCTCGAAGGCGCAGTACAGAGAGCCGTCGAGCACGCCGGAGGTGAGAGCCAATGA
- a CDS encoding glycerophosphodiester phosphodiesterase, whose translation MRLIAHRGFADRHPENTLVAIERAAPDADMIELDVRRCGSDELVVIHDETVDRVTDVTGRVDELSADDLADFDVLDTGTGVPTLAEAAGAIPADTGIVIDCKEHGIATEAAAAASTVDNEVIVSLFDAPTLDGLETDDPTVELACLIGLRPDDDFDDALALDCSYIHPHWGHWLMTDAIERAHDAGMDVNVWTIDTSIAIDRLRRAGVDGVIADSPDVL comes from the coding sequence ATGCGGCTGATCGCTCACCGGGGTTTTGCGGATCGTCATCCCGAGAACACGCTCGTGGCGATCGAGCGCGCGGCCCCGGACGCAGACATGATCGAACTCGACGTCCGGCGGTGTGGCTCGGACGAGCTCGTCGTGATCCACGATGAGACCGTCGACCGAGTCACCGACGTCACCGGCCGGGTCGACGAGCTCTCGGCGGACGACCTCGCCGATTTCGACGTGCTCGACACGGGAACCGGCGTGCCGACGCTCGCAGAGGCCGCCGGCGCGATCCCTGCGGACACGGGAATCGTGATCGACTGCAAGGAACACGGTATCGCCACCGAGGCGGCCGCGGCGGCCTCCACCGTCGACAACGAGGTGATCGTCTCCTTGTTCGACGCGCCGACGCTCGATGGGCTTGAAACCGACGATCCAACTGTCGAACTCGCCTGTCTCATCGGGCTGCGGCCCGACGACGACTTCGATGACGCGCTCGCGCTCGACTGCTCGTACATCCACCCCCACTGGGGCCACTGGCTCATGACCGACGCGATCGAGCGTGCCCACGACGCGGGGATGGACGTGAACGTCTGGACGATCGACACCTCGATCGCCATCGACCGCCTCCGACGGGCCGGTGTCGACGGCGTGATCGCCGACTCGCCGGACGTGCTCTGA
- a CDS encoding NADPH:quinone reductase, with protein MRAVRFHEHGGPDVLTVDEIDRPDPAGHEILVEVRAAGVNPVDTYFREGSYDPFELPMTPGVDLAGEVAAIGDGVESFAAGDRVYATGLGRNHHGGYAEYATVPEDRIVRLPDGADATAAGGAGVAVVTAWRALVDHATLEPGETCLVHGGSGGVGHAAIQIAAATGAHVVTTAAPEYHDRLHELGADAVFDYSRDDLAAAVREASTARAGAAGEGVDVILDHRLDDYLQFDAEVAATGARVVGIGEHDPAVGFENDGVARSKDVSYQFMSMFNTPDLRVPLRRLAYLMEQGDLTIDVAREYGLDEAGEAQRAVLEDSFLGKLVLVP; from the coding sequence ATGCGCGCCGTTCGTTTCCACGAGCACGGCGGTCCCGACGTACTGACAGTCGACGAAATCGACCGACCCGATCCGGCAGGCCACGAGATACTGGTCGAGGTTCGGGCTGCCGGCGTCAACCCCGTCGACACCTACTTCCGCGAGGGTTCGTACGACCCCTTCGAGCTGCCGATGACGCCCGGGGTCGATCTCGCTGGCGAAGTCGCTGCCATCGGCGACGGTGTCGAGAGCTTCGCCGCAGGTGACCGGGTCTACGCCACCGGTCTCGGTCGGAATCACCACGGCGGCTACGCCGAATACGCGACCGTCCCCGAAGATCGGATCGTCCGTCTTCCCGACGGGGCGGACGCGACCGCGGCCGGCGGCGCGGGCGTCGCCGTCGTCACCGCGTGGCGCGCGCTGGTCGACCACGCAACCCTCGAACCCGGTGAGACCTGTCTCGTCCACGGCGGGTCGGGCGGCGTGGGCCACGCCGCGATCCAGATCGCCGCTGCGACCGGGGCGCACGTCGTCACGACTGCCGCGCCGGAGTACCACGACCGACTCCACGAACTCGGCGCTGACGCGGTGTTCGATTACTCGCGCGACGATCTCGCCGCCGCCGTCCGCGAAGCGAGCACCGCCCGTGCCGGCGCTGCCGGCGAGGGCGTCGACGTGATCCTCGACCACCGCCTTGACGACTACCTCCAGTTCGACGCCGAGGTGGCCGCGACGGGCGCGCGGGTGGTCGGCATCGGCGAACACGATCCCGCGGTGGGGTTCGAGAACGACGGCGTCGCCCGGAGCAAGGACGTCAGCTACCAGTTCATGAGTATGTTCAACACTCCGGATCTCCGGGTCCCGCTGCGCCGGCTGGCCTATCTCATGGAGCAGGGCGACCTGACCATCGACGTGGCCCGCGAGTACGGGCTGGACGAGGCGGGCGAGGCCCAGCGCGCGGTACTGGAGGACAGCTTCCTCGGGAAACTCGTGCTCGTTCCCTGA
- a CDS encoding SDR family oxidoreductase gives MSTDFDVDDRVVLVTGASGALGSGICERFQAAGATVCGTDLVAPEDDESLLDAEGVDFYEADFTDESDVERVVEAAVDDHGRLDALCNIAGTWRGGQPIEETDADEFGMLFDVNLRTMFLGSKHAIPHLRESDGAIVSVSAKSSLEGGEGDGPYRAAKAGVRLLTETIAEENRGELRANAIMPKVIDTPANRDMMSDADHESWPTPAEIAEVVLFLCSDAAGVTSGAAVPVYGEA, from the coding sequence ATGTCGACCGACTTCGACGTCGACGATCGGGTGGTGCTCGTCACGGGCGCGAGCGGCGCGCTCGGCAGCGGGATCTGCGAGCGCTTCCAGGCCGCTGGCGCGACCGTCTGTGGGACCGATCTCGTCGCTCCCGAGGACGACGAGTCACTGCTCGACGCCGAGGGCGTGGATTTCTACGAGGCCGACTTCACCGACGAGAGCGACGTCGAGCGCGTCGTCGAGGCGGCCGTCGACGATCACGGAAGACTCGATGCGCTGTGTAACATCGCGGGCACGTGGCGCGGCGGCCAGCCGATCGAGGAGACCGACGCCGACGAGTTCGGGATGCTGTTCGATGTCAACCTCAGAACGATGTTTCTCGGCTCGAAACACGCTATCCCCCACCTCCGGGAGAGCGATGGCGCGATCGTCTCGGTGTCGGCGAAATCGTCGCTCGAAGGCGGTGAGGGCGATGGCCCCTATCGGGCGGCGAAGGCGGGCGTCCGGCTGTTGACCGAGACCATCGCCGAGGAGAACCGAGGCGAGCTGCGCGCGAACGCGATCATGCCGAAGGTGATCGACACGCCCGCGAACCGCGACATGATGTCCGACGCCGACCACGAAAGCTGGCCCACGCCGGCCGAAATCGCCGAGGTCGTGCTCTTCCTGTGTAGCGACGCGGCCGGCGTCACGAGCGGTGCGGCGGTCCCGGTGTACGGGGAAGCCTAA
- a CDS encoding sodium-dependent transporter has protein sequence MAERETWATRLGFLLAAIGSAVGLGNIWRFPFITSENGGAAFLVVYLLAVLVIGLPAILAEFVIGRRANTSAIGAFRKLGRPGWWFVGAVGVIAAFWTLSYYSVIGGWVLRYIGGSVTGNALAAPEGYFGAISVGLSSIGTHAVFMLITIGIVALGIEDGIELATKVMVPAVVVMLVGLAVFAATLPGASEGYAFFLDPDFDVIVSNFGSVLPAAFGQALFSLSLGFSVMITYASYLGEDDSLPVDGFSIAVSNTAIGVLAGLVVLPLLFAQGIEAGGGGPGAVFVAIPTALAELPGGELVGQAVGIVFFGVILIAALSSAISLLEAAVAFLVDNYGFSRLPTAAGLGAVVFALGIPSAYDTAWLNWFDGIGVTLLLPLAVLLVVLFVGWVLGRDAIDELRTGSTSGSLASIWLWWLRTVVLAVVVIVVALNLWDLFATPDTGYYFIPSPLR, from the coding sequence ATGGCAGAACGCGAAACGTGGGCGACGAGACTCGGCTTCCTCCTCGCGGCGATCGGTAGCGCGGTGGGGTTGGGCAACATCTGGCGCTTTCCGTTCATCACTTCCGAAAACGGCGGGGCGGCCTTCCTGGTCGTCTACCTCCTCGCGGTGTTGGTGATCGGGCTGCCGGCGATCCTCGCGGAGTTCGTGATCGGCCGGCGGGCGAACACCAGCGCGATCGGTGCCTTCCGCAAACTCGGCCGGCCAGGGTGGTGGTTCGTCGGCGCGGTCGGCGTGATCGCGGCCTTCTGGACCCTCTCGTACTACAGCGTGATCGGCGGCTGGGTGCTTCGATACATCGGCGGCAGCGTCACCGGCAACGCGCTCGCCGCGCCCGAGGGGTATTTCGGGGCGATCTCCGTGGGCCTGTCCTCGATCGGCACCCACGCAGTCTTCATGCTCATCACGATCGGGATCGTCGCGCTCGGGATCGAGGACGGGATCGAGCTCGCGACGAAGGTGATGGTCCCCGCAGTCGTCGTGATGCTCGTCGGGCTCGCGGTGTTCGCGGCGACGCTGCCCGGTGCGAGTGAGGGCTACGCGTTCTTCCTCGATCCCGACTTCGACGTCATCGTCTCGAACTTCGGGAGCGTGCTTCCCGCAGCGTTCGGCCAGGCACTCTTCAGCCTCTCGCTCGGGTTCAGCGTGATGATCACCTACGCCTCCTATCTCGGCGAGGACGACAGCCTCCCGGTCGACGGGTTCTCGATCGCGGTCTCGAACACCGCCATCGGCGTGCTCGCCGGGCTCGTGGTGCTTCCGCTGCTGTTCGCTCAGGGTATCGAAGCCGGCGGGGGCGGTCCCGGTGCGGTGTTCGTCGCGATCCCGACCGCACTCGCGGAGCTGCCCGGCGGCGAGCTGGTGGGCCAGGCAGTCGGGATCGTCTTCTTCGGCGTCATCCTGATCGCGGCGCTCTCGTCGGCGATCAGCCTGCTCGAAGCCGCCGTCGCCTTCCTCGTCGACAACTACGGGTTCTCGCGGCTCCCGACCGCAGCGGGGCTCGGCGCGGTCGTCTTCGCGCTCGGGATCCCCTCGGCGTACGACACCGCGTGGCTCAACTGGTTCGACGGGATCGGCGTCACTCTCCTCCTCCCGCTCGCCGTCCTGCTCGTGGTGCTGTTCGTCGGGTGGGTGCTCGGCCGCGATGCGATCGACGAGCTCCGGACGGGATCGACGAGCGGCTCGCTCGCATCGATCTGGCTCTGGTGGCTCCGGACGGTGGTCCTCGCGGTGGTCGTGATCGTGGTCGCGCTCAACCTCTGGGACCTCTTCGCCACACCCGATACGGGCTATTACTTCATCCCTAGCCCGCTTCGGTGA
- a CDS encoding acyl-CoA carboxylase subunit beta, which translates to MTDDHDDPIEELRARKRAAELGGGEERIESQHEKGKMTARERVDYFLDDDTFHEFDQLRTHRSTNFDMDEREIPGDGVVTGYGDVDGRTVFVFAHDFTVFGGSLGEVFAQKVCKVMDEAMEVGAPIIGLNDSAGARIQEGIDSLAGYAEVFHRNQQASGVVPQISAIMGPCAGGAVYSPAITDFIFMVEDTSHMFITGPDVIETVTGEEVSFEELGGASTHTGESGVAHFSEADEKQALDDIRRLLSYLPQNNVEDPPRVDPWDDPDRQDDELKDLVPDAPRKPYDITAVIERIVDEGSFFTVADSYARNLVTAFARLDGRPVGVVANQPRVNAGTLDIDASLKGSRFVRFCDAFNIPLVTFVDVPGFMPGTDQEKGGIIKHGAKLLYAYSEATVPLLTVITRKAYGGAYDVMASKHIDADVNYAWPTAEIAVMGPQGAVNVLYDDELDAADDTEARREELIDEYRDTFANPYTAAERGFVDDVIEPHTTRPILIDDLEMLSNKRKSGPDRKHGNIPL; encoded by the coding sequence ATGACCGACGATCACGACGATCCCATCGAGGAGCTCCGGGCGCGAAAGCGCGCCGCCGAACTCGGCGGCGGCGAGGAGCGCATCGAGTCCCAGCACGAGAAGGGGAAGATGACCGCGCGCGAGCGCGTCGACTACTTCCTCGACGACGACACCTTCCACGAGTTCGATCAGCTTCGAACGCACCGCTCGACCAACTTCGACATGGACGAGCGCGAGATTCCGGGCGACGGCGTCGTGACAGGCTACGGCGACGTCGACGGCCGCACGGTGTTCGTCTTCGCCCACGACTTCACAGTGTTCGGGGGATCCCTGGGCGAAGTCTTCGCCCAGAAGGTCTGTAAGGTGATGGACGAGGCGATGGAAGTCGGCGCACCCATCATCGGCCTCAACGACTCCGCGGGCGCACGCATTCAGGAGGGGATCGACTCACTGGCTGGGTACGCCGAGGTCTTTCATCGGAATCAGCAGGCGTCGGGCGTCGTCCCGCAGATCTCGGCGATCATGGGTCCCTGCGCCGGCGGTGCGGTCTACTCACCCGCCATCACGGATTTCATCTTCATGGTCGAGGACACCTCGCATATGTTCATCACCGGCCCGGACGTCATCGAGACTGTCACGGGTGAGGAGGTCTCCTTCGAGGAGTTGGGCGGTGCGTCGACCCACACCGGCGAGAGCGGCGTCGCTCACTTTTCGGAGGCCGACGAGAAGCAAGCGCTCGACGACATCCGGCGACTGCTCTCGTATCTCCCCCAGAACAACGTCGAGGACCCCCCAAGAGTCGACCCGTGGGACGATCCCGACCGCCAGGACGACGAACTCAAAGACCTCGTTCCCGACGCGCCCCGGAAACCCTACGACATCACGGCGGTCATCGAGCGGATCGTCGACGAGGGGTCGTTCTTCACGGTCGCGGATTCCTACGCCCGCAACCTCGTGACCGCGTTCGCCCGGCTCGACGGCCGGCCGGTGGGCGTGGTCGCCAACCAGCCCCGCGTGAACGCCGGCACGCTCGACATCGACGCCTCGCTCAAGGGCTCGCGGTTCGTCCGCTTTTGCGACGCGTTCAACATCCCGCTCGTGACGTTCGTCGACGTCCCTGGCTTCATGCCCGGCACCGATCAGGAGAAAGGCGGCATCATCAAACACGGCGCGAAGCTCCTCTACGCCTACTCCGAGGCCACGGTCCCCCTCTTGACTGTTATCACCAGAAAGGCCTACGGCGGCGCGTACGACGTGATGGCGTCGAAACATATCGATGCCGACGTGAACTACGCGTGGCCCACCGCGGAGATCGCGGTGATGGGTCCCCAGGGTGCGGTCAACGTGCTCTACGACGACGAACTCGACGCGGCCGACGACACCGAGGCTCGCCGCGAGGAGCTGATCGACGAGTACCGAGACACCTTCGCGAACCCCTACACGGCGGCCGAGCGCGGGTTCGTCGACGACGTGATCGAACCACACACCACCCGCCCGATCCTGATCGACGACCTCGAAATGCTCTCGAACAAGCGCAAATCCGGCCCCGACCGGAAACACGGGAACATTCCGCTGTAA